Proteins from one Mucilaginibacter jinjuensis genomic window:
- a CDS encoding VOC family protein, producing the protein MSDFAFVSPFLIVANLRESVSFYIDKLKFKILYIGPEEEPYFAMIGRGPISLMLKSSGEPLPNHTRYNWARWDAFISVSDPDALYEEYRAAGVVFSQTLQDDTDGLRGFELSDTDGYILFFGRPKS; encoded by the coding sequence ATGTCTGATTTTGCATTTGTTTCACCTTTCCTTATCGTCGCCAACCTGCGCGAATCGGTGTCATTTTATATAGATAAGCTAAAGTTCAAGATTCTGTATATAGGCCCTGAAGAGGAACCATATTTTGCCATGATTGGCCGCGGCCCGATATCGCTTATGCTCAAATCAAGTGGCGAACCACTGCCCAACCATACCAGGTATAACTGGGCGCGCTGGGATGCTTTTATTTCTGTTTCCGATCCGGATGCTTTGTATGAGGAGTACCGTGCTGCCGGCGTTGTTTTCAGCCAAACCCTTCAGGATGATACCGATGGTTTGCGGGGATTTGAGCTTAGTGATACAGATGGTTATATTTTGTTTTTTGGCAGGCCAAAGAGTTGA
- a CDS encoding BamA/TamA family outer membrane protein has protein sequence MKQMLWLLCFTFCYTCVFCQTRTDSLPNPKKEEKKVELRVMPYLSYNRNLKAMVGAIPMMMYKLNGKDTVSPKSLSGMTGIYTTNNSYFVSLFNKWYFAEDRWRLKLFALTGNKNSQFFVDDIDVPDFYNYGTKTTVISVGVQRKIIKALYGGLSYTYAHYNTVYQDSIAPASTSHTNGLVLNLLYDTRNTVYYPTKGDKINVGWTTYPTWFGNAVEANKVSLEYDKYFPARANHDVFAARLLGKFGLGNISFEQQVTLGNNDIRGYSEGKYRGDGLMDIQGEYRFNFGKKMGLVGFAGLATIYGSDTPSFNWKLYPGVGVGYRYNAFKSSKFNVGLDGAVGKGDYGIYFRIGEAF, from the coding sequence ATGAAACAAATGCTGTGGTTGCTGTGCTTTACTTTTTGCTATACCTGTGTATTTTGCCAAACTCGCACAGATAGCTTACCGAACCCAAAGAAAGAAGAAAAAAAGGTAGAGTTACGGGTGATGCCTTATCTGAGCTACAACAGAAACCTGAAGGCGATGGTTGGGGCTATCCCCATGATGATGTATAAGCTTAATGGTAAGGATACTGTTTCCCCTAAATCATTGTCGGGCATGACGGGGATTTATACCACCAATAATTCTTATTTTGTTTCCCTTTTTAATAAATGGTATTTCGCCGAAGACAGGTGGCGTTTAAAGTTATTTGCACTAACCGGCAATAAAAACTCACAGTTTTTTGTTGATGATATTGATGTGCCCGACTTTTATAATTACGGTACCAAAACCACTGTAATTAGTGTAGGTGTGCAGCGCAAAATTATAAAGGCTCTTTATGGTGGCTTATCTTATACCTATGCACATTACAATACAGTTTACCAGGATAGTATAGCGCCGGCCAGTACATCGCACACCAATGGCTTGGTATTAAATTTATTATATGATACCCGGAATACGGTGTATTATCCAACTAAAGGCGACAAAATAAACGTAGGCTGGACAACCTATCCCACTTGGTTCGGTAATGCGGTTGAGGCGAATAAAGTTTCGTTAGAATATGATAAATATTTCCCCGCCCGTGCCAACCACGATGTTTTTGCCGCCCGCCTGCTTGGCAAATTTGGGTTGGGAAATATATCATTTGAGCAACAGGTTACGCTGGGTAATAATGATATAAGGGGCTACTCAGAAGGTAAGTACCGGGGCGATGGTTTAATGGATATACAGGGCGAATACCGTTTTAACTTTGGCAAAAAGATGGGATTGGTGGGCTTTGCCGGTTTGGCTACCATTTATGGTTCTGATACGCCAAGCTTTAACTGGAAGCTTTACCCCGGCGTTGGGGTTGGGTACCGGTATAATGCCTTTAAAAGCTCTAAATTTAACGTGGGGCTTGATGGTGCCGTGGGGAAGGGTGATTACGGTATTTATTTTAGAATCGGAGAAGCATTTTAG
- a CDS encoding Hsp70 family protein — protein sequence MSFLYGIDFGTTNSALAIYNEETKEIQETIIIPSLIYFYRQPDPASDKNYVVGEEAISAYLNDDMKGRFIKSVKQVLSRSSFTETRIHNKRYNAADLVAIILKELKERADQLIGEDCRKAVIGRPVFFDDDDVQKDTLAQTRLSKAAELAGFNQVRFQFEPIGAAFAYEKTLAQKENVLVADLGGGTTDFTYLILDPQKTGSKDRKNDMMATGGIYIGGDSFDSAFMWEKGTPYFGKHTQYEATPGKVLIVPKSLFANICSWEQMNFFNGPRIKKDIEDYYYYSGNDRKFKNLITLIDNNLGYSVFQSIEKTKVTLTSADSATFSYHNMDIEIEEEITLPVYEQIIAKDVERIENYLNEFMMQNNIKAENIDSLFLTGGTSMVGSIQTLFQTKFPNVKLNSGDNFKSVAKGLAYSGYLFQE from the coding sequence ATGAGTTTTCTATACGGAATTGATTTTGGAACAACCAACTCTGCGCTCGCTATTTATAATGAGGAAACCAAAGAGATCCAGGAGACCATCATTATCCCTTCGCTTATCTATTTTTACCGCCAACCAGATCCAGCAAGCGATAAAAATTATGTAGTAGGCGAAGAAGCAATTTCGGCATACCTTAACGATGATATGAAAGGGCGTTTCATTAAATCGGTTAAGCAAGTTTTATCAAGAAGCAGTTTTACAGAAACGCGGATCCACAATAAACGCTATAATGCTGCCGACCTGGTGGCTATTATTCTAAAAGAGCTTAAAGAAAGAGCCGACCAATTAATTGGTGAAGATTGCCGGAAAGCAGTAATTGGGCGCCCTGTTTTTTTTGATGACGATGACGTACAAAAAGACACCTTAGCACAAACCCGCCTGAGTAAAGCAGCCGAACTTGCAGGCTTTAACCAGGTACGCTTCCAATTTGAACCTATTGGGGCTGCTTTTGCCTATGAAAAAACACTGGCACAAAAAGAAAATGTATTAGTAGCCGATTTGGGTGGCGGTACCACAGATTTTACTTATTTAATCCTCGATCCGCAGAAAACAGGGAGCAAAGACCGGAAGAACGACATGATGGCTACAGGTGGTATTTACATCGGCGGCGATAGTTTTGATTCTGCCTTTATGTGGGAGAAGGGCACACCATATTTCGGCAAGCACACACAATACGAGGCCACGCCCGGCAAAGTGCTAATTGTACCTAAATCGCTTTTTGCCAACATCTGCTCATGGGAGCAAATGAACTTTTTTAACGGACCGCGCATTAAAAAGGATATTGAGGATTACTATTATTACTCGGGTAACGACCGCAAATTTAAAAATCTGATCACCCTTATTGATAACAATCTGGGTTATTCTGTATTTCAATCTATCGAGAAAACGAAGGTTACCCTTACCAGCGCTGATAGCGCCACATTTAGTTATCATAATATGGATATTGAGATCGAAGAGGAAATTACTCTGCCGGTTTATGAGCAGATTATAGCCAAAGATGTAGAGCGGATTGAAAATTACCTGAATGAGTTTATGATGCAGAATAATATAAAAGCTGAAAATATCGACAGTCTTTTTTTAACAGGGGGTACATCAATGGTTGGCAGTATCCAAACATTATTTCAAACTAAATTCCCGAATGTTAAACTAAATTCGGGCGATAACTTTAAAAGTGTGGCTAAGGGTTTGGCTTATAGTGGCTACTTGTTTCAGGAGTGA
- the uxaC gene encoding glucuronate isomerase — MKSFLDQNFLLENKTAEHLYHTYAAAMPIIDYHCHLDPAQLAADIQFSNLTDVWLRGDHYKWRAMRTNGVAEEFVTGKRTDWEKFEKWAATVPYTLRNPLYHWTHLELQRYFDIHDLLSPETAKSIYERCNEKLATPEYSVRNLVSKMNVRVICTTDDPIDNLEHHQQIASSGWGTKVFPAFRPDKAMNADDLTALNNYINQLEAVSDIAIFDYNDYLKALKKRHDYFAANGCCVSDHGLEQIYAEDYTQDEIRIIFDKIRTGKVLMPGEILKFKSAMLYEFAMWDHEKGWVQQYHLGALRNNNVRAYQLSGPDTGYDSIGDFKQAQSIAKFMNRLDSTDQLAKTILYNLNPSDNELMATMIGNYNDGSVAGKIQFGSAWWFLDQKDGMTRQLNALSSMGLLSRLVGMLTDSRSFLSYPRHEYFRRLLCNLLGTDVENGELPDNPEWIGKIIKDICYFNAESYFKF; from the coding sequence ATGAAATCTTTTTTAGATCAAAACTTTCTGCTTGAGAATAAAACTGCCGAACATTTGTACCATACTTATGCTGCGGCAATGCCCATTATAGATTACCACTGCCATCTGGATCCGGCACAGCTTGCAGCCGATATACAGTTTAGCAACTTAACCGATGTATGGCTGCGTGGCGATCATTATAAATGGCGTGCTATGCGTACCAATGGCGTTGCCGAAGAATTTGTTACCGGCAAGCGTACTGACTGGGAGAAATTTGAAAAATGGGCTGCAACAGTACCTTATACGCTGCGTAACCCTTTATATCATTGGACCCACCTTGAACTGCAAAGATACTTTGATATTCACGACCTGCTTTCGCCCGAAACGGCTAAAAGCATATACGAGCGTTGTAATGAAAAGCTGGCAACTCCCGAATACAGCGTGCGCAACCTGGTTAGCAAAATGAATGTGAGGGTGATTTGTACAACTGATGATCCTATTGATAATTTAGAACACCATCAACAGATAGCAAGTAGCGGCTGGGGCACTAAAGTATTCCCGGCCTTCAGGCCGGATAAAGCTATGAATGCCGATGATTTAACAGCGCTGAATAATTATATCAATCAGCTGGAAGCTGTTAGCGACATCGCAATTTTTGATTATAACGATTACCTGAAAGCATTAAAAAAACGCCACGATTATTTTGCAGCCAATGGATGTTGTGTATCTGATCATGGGCTTGAACAGATTTATGCTGAGGACTATACACAGGATGAGATCCGCATAATTTTTGATAAGATCCGTACAGGCAAAGTATTAATGCCGGGCGAAATCCTGAAGTTTAAATCGGCCATGCTGTACGAGTTTGCGATGTGGGACCATGAGAAAGGATGGGTTCAGCAATATCACCTCGGCGCTTTACGCAATAACAATGTACGTGCCTACCAGTTAAGCGGACCAGATACCGGTTACGATTCTATCGGCGATTTTAAACAGGCACAATCTATCGCCAAATTTATGAACCGATTAGACAGCACAGATCAGCTGGCCAAAACTATCCTCTATAATTTAAACCCATCTGATAACGAATTAATGGCCACCATGATTGGCAATTATAATGATGGATCAGTTGCCGGAAAAATACAGTTTGGTTCGGCATGGTGGTTTTTAGACCAAAAGGATGGTATGACCCGTCAACTGAACGCGCTATCATCAATGGGTTTACTAAGCCGTTTGGTTGGCATGCTTACCGATTCGCGCAGCTTTTTATCGTACCCACGCCACGAGTATTTCAGACGTTTACTATGTAACCTGTTAGGTACTGATGTAGAAAATGGTGAACTGCCCGATAATCCCGAATGGATAGGCAAGATCATCAAAGACATCTGCTACTTTAATGCAGAGTCGTACTTTAAATTTTAA
- a CDS encoding UxaA family hydrolase — protein MRQWILKVHPADNVLVALTDLKAGEEVSYEDNTYKPAEFIPAKHKFAINAIPAGASITMYGVLVGKAQSDIAAGGLLSTANVKHAANSFLTEQHQYSWHKPDNNKFANRTFNGFHREDGSVGTANYWLIVPMVFCENRNVEVLQEALIKPLGYGRKKSYELKAQNLINKIKSGVSVDEVLYTEIEPDIEVVGSSRLFPNVDGIKFLNHSGGCGGIRQDSITLCGLLAGYITHPNVAGATVLSLGCQNAQVSILEEEIKKRSPDFNKPIYVLDQQKTGTETDLLDKAIRQTLAGLMLANQNTRKPAPLSKLTIGLECGGSDGFSGISANPAIGYTSDLLVSLGGSVILSEFPELCGVEQNIVDRCVDTDKAERFTNLIRTYSQRAEEAGSGFDMNPSPGNIKDGLITDAIKSAGAAKKGGTSPVVDVLDYPEKVTKPGLNLLCTPGNDVESTTAEVGSGANIVLFTTGLGTPTGNPIAPVVKIASNTTLYKRMSDIIDINTGTIIEGEETIEQAGERILDYVIKVASGDIEVSAVKHGQDDFIPWKRGVSL, from the coding sequence ATGAGACAATGGATATTAAAGGTGCATCCGGCAGATAACGTACTGGTTGCCCTGACAGATTTGAAAGCCGGGGAAGAAGTAAGTTACGAAGACAACACCTATAAGCCTGCGGAGTTTATACCCGCCAAACATAAATTCGCCATTAATGCTATCCCTGCAGGGGCGAGCATTACCATGTATGGCGTGCTGGTTGGCAAGGCACAATCTGACATTGCAGCAGGTGGTTTGTTGAGTACTGCCAATGTAAAACATGCGGCCAATAGTTTTTTAACAGAACAACATCAATACAGCTGGCACAAGCCAGATAACAACAAATTTGCTAACCGCACTTTCAACGGGTTTCATCGCGAAGACGGCAGCGTTGGCACGGCCAATTACTGGCTTATTGTGCCGATGGTATTTTGCGAGAACCGTAATGTAGAGGTTTTGCAGGAAGCATTGATTAAGCCTTTGGGCTATGGCCGAAAAAAATCGTATGAATTAAAGGCGCAAAACCTGATTAACAAAATTAAATCGGGCGTAAGCGTTGATGAAGTATTATACACTGAGATTGAGCCCGACATTGAGGTGGTGGGGAGCAGCAGGTTATTTCCGAATGTAGATGGTATAAAATTTTTGAATCACAGTGGAGGATGCGGGGGTATTCGCCAGGATTCTATTACCCTTTGCGGATTGCTGGCCGGCTACATAACCCACCCCAATGTTGCGGGGGCAACTGTTCTTAGCCTGGGTTGCCAGAACGCGCAGGTAAGCATTTTGGAAGAAGAAATTAAAAAACGCTCTCCCGATTTTAACAAGCCGATTTACGTGCTTGATCAACAAAAAACCGGAACAGAGACTGATTTATTGGATAAGGCCATTCGGCAAACCTTGGCCGGTTTAATGCTGGCTAACCAAAACACACGTAAACCTGCGCCATTGAGTAAACTGACTATTGGATTGGAATGTGGTGGTTCTGATGGCTTCTCTGGCATCTCAGCAAATCCGGCCATTGGTTATACGTCAGATTTGCTGGTGAGTTTGGGCGGTTCAGTGATCCTGTCCGAATTCCCGGAACTTTGTGGTGTAGAGCAGAACATTGTTGACCGCTGTGTAGATACGGATAAGGCAGAACGTTTTACCAATCTGATCCGCACATACAGTCAGCGCGCTGAGGAAGCAGGTTCGGGCTTCGACATGAACCCTTCGCCGGGTAATATTAAAGATGGCTTGATCACCGATGCTATCAAATCGGCAGGGGCGGCAAAAAAAGGCGGCACTTCGCCGGTTGTGGATGTGTTGGATTATCCCGAAAAAGTAACCAAACCGGGGCTTAATTTATTGTGTACACCGGGCAACGATGTAGAGTCAACAACGGCCGAAGTAGGCTCCGGGGCTAACATTGTTTTGTTTACTACCGGCCTCGGTACGCCAACAGGTAACCCGATTGCGCCAGTGGTTAAAATTGCCAGTAATACCACACTTTACAAACGCATGAGCGATATCATCGACATTAATACCGGCACCATTATAGAGGGCGAGGAAACCATTGAGCAGGCTGGCGAACGCATCTTGGATTATGTAATTAAAGTTGCCAGCGGCGATATTGAGGTAAGCGCTGTAAAACACGGTCAGGATGATTTTATCCCCTGGAAACGCGGGGTATCTTTATAA
- a CDS encoding tagaturonate reductase, protein MILTRYNLKKIDVPDLVVPDEELFDLPEKVLQFGTGVLLRGLPDYFIDKANREGIFNGRIMVVKSTDTGSASDFERQDGLYTLYIKGIQNGVEIDEQIINSSISRVLSATKDWETILRAAHNPHLQVIISNTTEIGIQLVQDDITRHPPVSFPGKLLALLYERYKAFGASSKSGLIIIPTELIVDNGKKLESIVLELAHLNKLEPAFMDWLESHNHFCNSLVDRIVPGKPQSEQNDAYEQESGYEDGLRTIAEPYCLWAIEGDEKVKAILSFAQAHKGVIVTPDIGIYRELKLRLLNGTHTLSCAIAFLSGFKTVKEAMDNPEFLQFINQLMVNEIAPAIPYAIDEQDKTEFIQTVIDRFRNPNIEHQWLSISAQYSSKIKMRVLPLLLNHYQNSNAVPESFAFGFAAFLRFVKVTADADGNYTGSINGNGYTVTDSNAAFFAKAWANASTKTVVNQILKDTILWGTDLTRLKGFKEAVSQKLETILELGTLQILADIELKK, encoded by the coding sequence ATGATTTTAACCCGATATAATCTTAAAAAAATTGATGTCCCGGATCTGGTGGTGCCCGATGAAGAACTTTTCGATTTGCCCGAAAAGGTATTGCAATTTGGCACAGGTGTGCTTTTAAGAGGCTTACCGGATTATTTTATAGATAAAGCTAACCGCGAAGGCATTTTCAATGGCCGTATTATGGTTGTTAAATCGACTGACACTGGTTCGGCATCCGATTTTGAGCGCCAGGACGGGTTGTATACTTTATACATTAAAGGCATACAGAACGGTGTAGAGATTGATGAGCAGATCATCAATTCATCCATAAGTCGGGTGCTTTCGGCTACTAAAGATTGGGAAACTATTTTAAGGGCTGCTCATAACCCACATCTGCAGGTCATCATCTCTAACACAACAGAAATTGGCATCCAACTGGTGCAGGATGATATTACGCGCCACCCTCCGGTATCATTCCCGGGTAAGTTGCTGGCTTTACTTTACGAGCGATACAAAGCTTTCGGTGCAAGCAGTAAAAGCGGTTTGATTATCATTCCTACAGAATTGATTGTAGATAATGGCAAAAAACTGGAGTCGATCGTACTGGAACTGGCCCACCTCAATAAGCTTGAACCTGCATTTATGGATTGGCTGGAAAGCCACAATCATTTCTGTAACTCGTTGGTAGACCGCATTGTGCCAGGCAAACCACAGTCAGAACAAAATGATGCTTACGAGCAGGAATCGGGCTACGAAGATGGCCTGCGAACCATTGCCGAGCCTTATTGCTTATGGGCTATTGAGGGTGATGAAAAGGTTAAAGCTATATTGTCATTCGCGCAAGCGCACAAGGGTGTTATTGTTACTCCTGATATTGGCATTTACCGCGAATTGAAATTGCGCTTGCTGAACGGTACACATACGTTAAGCTGCGCCATCGCTTTCTTATCAGGATTTAAAACGGTGAAAGAAGCGATGGATAACCCGGAATTTTTGCAATTCATCAATCAATTAATGGTGAACGAAATTGCTCCGGCTATTCCTTATGCAATTGATGAACAAGATAAAACGGAGTTTATCCAAACGGTAATAGATCGTTTCCGTAACCCGAATATTGAACACCAATGGTTGAGCATTTCGGCACAATATTCGTCGAAAATTAAGATGCGGGTATTGCCTTTGCTGCTTAATCATTATCAAAACAGTAATGCCGTGCCCGAAAGTTTTGCGTTTGGATTTGCTGCCTTTCTGAGATTTGTGAAAGTTACAGCTGATGCAGATGGTAATTATACGGGCAGTATTAACGGTAATGGCTATACCGTAACTGATAGTAATGCAGCATTTTTTGCCAAAGCCTGGGCTAATGCATCTACCAAAACCGTAGTAAACCAAATATTAAAAGATACCATCCTTTGGGGAACCGACCTTACCCGTTTAAAAGGATTTAAAGAAGCTGTGAGCCAAAAACTGGAAACAATACTGGAGTTGGGCACATTACAAATACTAGCAGATATTGAACTAAAAAAATAG
- a CDS encoding glycoside hydrolase family 88 protein, whose product MKKIIYILLLLGCVKLSNAQEKPLSQRMAATAMTLWKDTLPSGKWTYDHGVILKGVEGVWMQTGDGMYFKYMQHCMDQFVTADGNIKTYKLEDYNLDNILCGRILLTLYKVTGSEKYYKAATQLREQLKGQPRVPEGGFWHKKRYPNQMWLDGLYMGEPFYAEYVATFHDDAAFDDIANQFILMEKQARDAKTGLLFHAWDQSHQEKWSNPKTGVSPNFWGRADGWYAMALVDVLDYFPAQNPKRAELIAILNRLSIAIKKYQDPQSGLWYQILDKAGVKGNYPEASVSSMFVYALAKGTRKGYLPATDMVVAQKGYKATVSKFIETDANGLVNLNGTVSVGGLGGKPYRDGSYEYYLSEKVVQNDPKGVGAFILASVEIERLAHLNEGKGKIALLDSYFNNEHKNDVTGKSMPFHYKWDEVSNSGFSFMAHLFNNEGVSTQTLYDAPDADNLKKANIYIIVDPDIPKENPDTKYIETPHIKAISEWVKAGGVLLVLNNDTGNAEFKHLNQLMAKFGIQFNEDSRNHVQGTQFEQAAITIPAGNAIFPNVQKVYIKEISTLKVTAPAQSALTDKGDIIIATAKYGKGTVFAVGDPWFYNEYVDGRKLPAEYQNYEAAKELVQWAVKQIPTANKK is encoded by the coding sequence ATGAAGAAGATCATTTATATATTACTACTTCTTGGCTGTGTGAAATTATCCAATGCACAGGAAAAGCCATTGTCACAACGCATGGCTGCTACGGCTATGACTTTGTGGAAAGATACCCTGCCATCGGGCAAGTGGACTTACGACCATGGTGTAATATTGAAAGGTGTTGAAGGCGTTTGGATGCAAACCGGCGACGGCATGTACTTTAAATACATGCAGCATTGTATGGATCAGTTTGTGACGGCTGATGGAAACATTAAAACCTACAAACTTGAAGATTATAACCTGGATAATATTTTATGCGGCCGTATCCTGCTTACCCTCTACAAAGTAACCGGCAGCGAAAAATACTATAAAGCTGCCACCCAATTACGGGAGCAATTAAAAGGGCAGCCCCGCGTACCCGAAGGTGGTTTCTGGCATAAAAAGCGTTATCCTAACCAAATGTGGCTGGATGGGCTTTACATGGGCGAACCGTTTTATGCTGAATATGTAGCTACCTTTCATGATGATGCTGCATTTGATGATATAGCCAATCAGTTTATCCTGATGGAAAAACAGGCGCGTGATGCAAAGACTGGGTTGCTTTTCCATGCCTGGGATCAAAGTCACCAGGAAAAATGGTCTAACCCGAAAACCGGTGTTTCGCCAAATTTTTGGGGGCGTGCCGATGGCTGGTATGCGATGGCATTAGTTGATGTGCTGGATTATTTCCCGGCTCAAAACCCAAAACGTGCTGAGTTGATTGCTATCCTGAACCGCTTATCCATCGCCATTAAAAAATACCAGGACCCGCAATCAGGATTATGGTATCAGATCCTGGATAAAGCCGGTGTAAAAGGCAATTATCCCGAAGCTTCTGTATCCAGCATGTTTGTGTATGCTTTAGCTAAAGGCACGCGCAAAGGTTATTTGCCAGCCACAGATATGGTTGTTGCACAAAAAGGATATAAGGCCACAGTGAGCAAATTTATTGAGACAGATGCCAACGGCTTGGTTAATTTGAACGGCACGGTTAGCGTTGGCGGCTTGGGTGGTAAACCTTACCGCGATGGCAGCTATGAATATTATCTGAGCGAAAAGGTAGTACAAAACGACCCGAAAGGCGTTGGCGCTTTTATATTGGCCAGTGTAGAGATTGAACGATTAGCCCACCTGAATGAAGGCAAAGGAAAAATTGCCTTATTAGATAGCTATTTTAATAATGAGCACAAAAATGATGTAACCGGCAAAAGCATGCCTTTCCATTACAAATGGGATGAGGTGTCGAATAGCGGTTTTTCATTTATGGCTCATTTGTTTAATAACGAGGGTGTAAGTACGCAAACGCTCTATGATGCCCCGGATGCCGATAATCTTAAAAAGGCTAACATCTACATCATTGTAGACCCCGACATTCCGAAGGAAAACCCTGATACCAAATACATCGAAACGCCACACATTAAAGCCATCAGCGAATGGGTAAAAGCGGGTGGCGTATTATTGGTGTTGAACAATGATACCGGAAATGCTGAGTTTAAACATTTGAACCAGTTGATGGCCAAATTCGGCATCCAGTTTAATGAGGATAGCCGTAACCATGTGCAGGGTACACAGTTTGAGCAGGCTGCTATTACCATCCCGGCAGGTAACGCCATATTCCCCAATGTGCAGAAGGTTTATATCAAGGAGATTAGCACGCTGAAAGTTACCGCGCCTGCACAATCTGCTTTGACGGATAAAGGTGATATAATTATCGCGACGGCAAAATATGGCAAGGGTACCGTGTTTGCCGTGGGCGACCCCTGGTTTTATAATGAGTATGTAGATGGCCGCAAACTGCCTGCCGAGTACCAGAATTACGAGGCTGCAAAAGAACTGGTGCAATGGGCGGTGAAACAAATACCAACCGCTAACAAAAAGTAA
- a CDS encoding glycoside hydrolase family 28 protein, with translation MKIFNKTGSCLLLAVLLFTGAEAQNTSPKKQVQSAAFGGMVLPKVQQPMFKKDTINIIRFGAKADGITLNTSAINSAINACNKAGGGVVVVPTGIWLSGPIVLKSNVNLHINRDAILLFTKDFDQYPLVAGNWEGLPSARNQSPISGKNLENVAITGSGIIDGNGDAWRMVKKDKLTDTQWKNLVASGGLVSEDKKTWYPSEKTVKGTQTKQPGVLLNGKTVKDFEDIKDFLRPNLIVLESCKKVLLEGVTFQNSPAWNLHPLLCTDITVRNVQVKNPWYAQNGDGIDLESCKNALIENSTFDVGDDGICIKSGRDEEGRKRGIPTENVIVRNCIVYHAHGGFVIGSEMSGGVKNMIVSNCSFIGTDIGLRFKTTRGRGGVVEKIYISDINMKDIVGEALLFDMYYEAKDPVPLAGEQRAAPVVETFPVTDATPLFKDFHVRNVVCNGAAKAIFVRGLPEMNIADIYLDNMVIKAKKGMECTEATGIHLKNVQLLTDNTNPVISINNSNNITFDVLKYPIGGDLLFKIGGEKTKGISVKNTWAGGVKNNVEFTDGATEQSFIMN, from the coding sequence ATGAAGATATTTAATAAAACCGGCAGCTGTTTGCTGTTGGCCGTACTACTTTTTACTGGCGCAGAAGCACAAAATACATCTCCCAAAAAACAAGTGCAATCTGCTGCCTTTGGTGGTATGGTTTTGCCCAAAGTGCAGCAACCTATGTTTAAAAAAGATACGATCAATATTATACGTTTTGGTGCCAAAGCCGATGGTATCACATTAAATACCTCGGCTATTAATAGTGCTATTAACGCTTGCAATAAAGCAGGCGGCGGCGTGGTGGTAGTACCAACAGGGATTTGGTTAAGCGGGCCAATTGTATTGAAAAGCAATGTAAACCTGCACATCAACCGCGATGCTATTTTGCTCTTCACCAAAGATTTCGATCAATACCCATTGGTAGCCGGTAACTGGGAAGGCTTGCCATCAGCACGTAACCAGTCGCCTATCTCGGGTAAGAACCTGGAGAACGTGGCTATCACCGGTTCGGGCATTATAGATGGCAATGGCGATGCCTGGCGCATGGTTAAAAAAGATAAATTAACCGATACGCAATGGAAAAACCTGGTGGCATCTGGCGGTTTAGTGAGCGAAGATAAAAAGACCTGGTACCCATCAGAAAAAACGGTTAAAGGCACACAAACCAAACAGCCGGGGGTATTGCTGAATGGCAAAACGGTTAAAGATTTTGAGGATATTAAAGACTTTCTTCGCCCTAATTTGATTGTACTGGAAAGTTGTAAAAAAGTATTGCTGGAAGGCGTTACTTTCCAAAACTCACCGGCATGGAACCTGCACCCTTTATTATGTACCGATATTACCGTGCGCAATGTACAAGTTAAGAATCCCTGGTATGCACAAAATGGCGACGGCATAGATCTGGAATCGTGCAAAAATGCTCTGATCGAAAACAGCACTTTTGATGTTGGCGACGATGGCATCTGCATCAAATCGGGCCGTGATGAGGAAGGCCGCAAACGCGGTATCCCAACTGAAAATGTGATTGTGCGTAACTGCATTGTTTACCATGCACATGGTGGTTTTGTAATCGGCAGCGAAATGTCGGGTGGGGTGAAGAATATGATTGTATCTAATTGCTCTTTCATCGGCACAGATATTGGCCTGCGTTTTAAAACTACCCGCGGTCGCGGTGGTGTGGTGGAAAAGATCTATATCTCAGACATTAATATGAAAGATATTGTAGGCGAAGCCCTGCTGTTCGACATGTATTACGAAGCTAAAGACCCGGTGCCCCTGGCTGGCGAACAGCGTGCTGCACCAGTGGTAGAAACGTTCCCGGTTACTGACGCTACACCTTTGTTTAAAGATTTTCATGTGCGAAACGTAGTTTGCAACGGTGCAGCCAAAGCCATTTTTGTGCGCGGCTTACCCGAAATGAACATCGCTGATATTTACCTCGATAACATGGTGATCAAAGCTAAAAAAGGTATGGAATGTACCGAAGCGACAGGCATCCATTTAAAAAATGTGCAGTTATTAACAGATAATACCAACCCGGTTATCAGCATCAATAACAGCAATAACATTACGTTCGATGTTTTGAAATATCCCATTGGAGGCGACCTTTTATTTAAAATAGGTGGAGAAAAAACTAAAGGGATCAGTGTAAAAAACACATGGGCAGGTGGTGTCAAAAACAATGTTGAGTTTACTGATGGCGCCACCGAACAATCATTTATAATGAATTAA